The Misgurnus anguillicaudatus chromosome 21, ASM2758022v2, whole genome shotgun sequence genome includes a window with the following:
- the aprt gene encoding adenine phosphoribosyltransferase, giving the protein MMAEKRDLIIQCIRTFQDFPTKGIPFKDICPILKNPEALTAVTDLFEEYVRNTHPHVDLIVGLDARGFLFGPLLAQRLGVGFALVRKKGKLPGPTLSVSYSLEYGQAEAEMQEDAVSPGQKVLIIDDLLATGGTLYAACELVKQQRAEVLSCLVVVELKSLNGADKLKQTSVFSIVQY; this is encoded by the exons ATGATGGCAGAGAAACGGGATCTGATCATCCAGTGCATCAGGACTTTCCAAGATTTTCCCACGAAAGGAATTCCGTTCAA GGATATTTGTCCAATCCTGAAGAATCCCGAGGCTCTGACTGCAGTGACAGATCTGTTTGAGGAATACGTGAGAAACACACACCCTCACGTGGATCTTATAGTTG GACTTGATGCTCGAGGATTCTTATTTGGGCCGCTGTTGGCTCAGAGATTAGGAGTAGGGTTTGCTCTTGTCAGAAAGAAAGGGAAGCTTCCCGGCCCAACGCTATCAGTGTCTTACAGTCTTGAATATGgacag GCTGAGGCGGAGATGCAAGAAGATGCCGTTTCTCCAGGACAGAAGGTCCTGATCATAGATGATTTACTGGCCACAGGGG gAACGCTGTATGCAGCATGCGAGTTGGTTAAACAGCAGCGGGCCGAAGTTCTGTCCTGTCTGGTGGTTGTTGAACTGAAATCTCTCAATGGAGCCGACAAGCTGAAACAAACTTCAGTGTTTTCTATTGTACAGTACTGA